A genomic segment from Deinococcus sp. YIM 77859 encodes:
- a CDS encoding glycerol-3-phosphate acyltransferase, whose protein sequence is MVLLVALAAYLLGSLVAGVLYSRARGEDIRDRDLPGGSGTYRQYGLAAALAVAAADVLKGVVAALLARLLTPDATWVAALFVVLGHCYPVFFRFRGGGGIAPLLGALLVTAPLALAGMLAAGLLLIPLYRATLQKRLGLNAVPFATAAVLPLGLLLAARFGGLADLLAGAGVMAVRALHLLAPRKRAI, encoded by the coding sequence ATGGTGCTCCTGGTTGCCCTCGCCGCCTACCTGCTCGGCTCCCTGGTGGCGGGCGTGCTGTACTCGCGGGCGCGTGGGGAGGATATCCGGGACCGCGATCTGCCGGGAGGAAGCGGTACCTACCGCCAGTACGGCCTGGCCGCCGCGCTGGCTGTGGCGGCCGCCGACGTGCTCAAGGGCGTGGTGGCGGCGCTGCTGGCCCGCCTGCTCACGCCGGACGCCACCTGGGTCGCGGCGCTGTTCGTGGTGCTGGGGCACTGCTACCCGGTGTTCTTCCGCTTTCGGGGTGGGGGCGGCATCGCGCCGCTGCTGGGGGCCTTGCTGGTGACGGCGCCCCTGGCGCTGGCGGGGATGCTGGCCGCCGGGCTGCTGCTGATTCCGCTGTACCGCGCGACCCTCCAAAAGCGCCTGGGCCTGAACGCCGTGCCGTTTGCCACCGCCGCCGTCCTGCCGCTGGGCCTGCTGCTGGCGGCCCGCTTCGGCGGCTTGGCCGACCTGCTTGCCGGAGCGGGCGTGATGGCGGTGCGCGCCCTCCACCTGCTGGCGCCGCGGAAGCGGGCCATATGA
- a CDS encoding HesA/MoeB/ThiF family protein: protein MTSLLASPLSRAELRRYSRQLLVPEWQEAGAQERLRRGAVLVVGAGGLGGPVLLQLAGAGVGRLVIADGDTVDLSNLHRQLLYSAGDVGRSKAEVAAARVQALNPFVRVEVAPAVDTQTIGPLVNNVDLVVDATDNFAARYTVADACQRLGREWVWGAASGTSGLVSVFGPHLGLRDVFPDPEGAEACDEAGVLGPVPNVVGSVMALETLKVLGGIGTPLRGQLWTLDALTGRVRVLNLRGAGEG from the coding sequence ATGACCTCCCTGCTCGCCTCTCCCCTCTCCCGGGCCGAACTGCGGCGCTACTCCCGGCAACTGCTGGTGCCCGAGTGGCAGGAGGCGGGCGCGCAGGAGCGGCTGCGGCGGGGGGCGGTCCTGGTGGTCGGGGCGGGAGGCCTAGGCGGCCCCGTCCTCCTACAACTGGCCGGGGCCGGCGTGGGGCGGCTGGTGATCGCGGACGGGGACACGGTGGACCTCAGCAACCTGCACCGCCAGCTTCTCTACAGCGCAGGGGACGTGGGACGGTCCAAGGCAGAGGTGGCTGCGGCGCGGGTGCAGGCACTCAATCCCTTCGTGCGGGTTGAGGTGGCCCCAGCGGTGGACACGCAAACGATCGGCCCCCTGGTGAACAACGTGGACCTGGTGGTCGACGCCACCGACAACTTCGCGGCCCGCTATACAGTCGCCGATGCCTGTCAGCGGCTGGGCCGCGAGTGGGTCTGGGGTGCGGCCAGCGGCACAAGCGGCCTCGTCAGTGTGTTTGGTCCCCACCTCGGCCTGCGCGACGTCTTTCCTGACCCAGAGGGGGCCGAAGCCTGCGACGAGGCCGGCGTGTTGGGACCGGTGCCGAACGTGGTCGGCAGCGTCATGGCGCTGGAAACGCTCAAGGTGCTGGGCGGCATAGGAACGCCGCTGCGGGGTCAGCTGTGGACCCTGGACGCGCTCACCGGTCGGGTCCGGGTCTTGAACCTGCGCGGGGCGGGAGAAGGCTAA
- a CDS encoding HU family DNA-binding protein, producing MTRANQGDGNGEGARGSSGKVAKTQIIDQVAERTRLSRKQAGEVVGAVLEGIAQALREGKSVGLPGLGTLSVTETAARTGVRPGTNERIQIPAGKKIRFKAATTLKGNL from the coding sequence ATGACCAGAGCGAATCAAGGTGACGGCAACGGAGAAGGGGCCCGCGGAAGCAGCGGCAAGGTCGCCAAGACACAGATTATCGATCAGGTCGCCGAACGAACCCGCCTCAGCCGCAAACAGGCGGGCGAGGTCGTCGGCGCGGTGCTGGAAGGGATCGCGCAGGCCCTGCGCGAGGGCAAGAGCGTGGGTCTACCCGGCTTGGGAACGCTGAGCGTCACCGAGACGGCCGCGCGCACCGGCGTTCGCCCCGGCACAAACGAGCGCATCCAGATTCCCGCCGGCAAAAAGATCCGCTTCAAGGCCGCCACGACCCTCAAAGGCAACCTCTAA
- a CDS encoding ABC transporter substrate-binding protein, giving the protein MKRVLVLSLAVTLGSAAAKPIVVGSKLDPEAQLLGQMIVLTLRNAGLEVTDRTNLGDTGVNRKAILAGEIDVYPEYTGNAVYLFPQAKIGAKAAGDPRRIYDLARQLDAKNGITWLKPANVNNTWVIAVPRALAQTHRLNTVADLARYLKAGGRFKIAGSPEFFNRPDTMPAFEATYGFKLRPDQKLVLAGATPPQTQQAAANGTNGVNAAMAYGTDGTLAALNLVALKDPKGAQAVYQPAPIIRTAVLKAHPQITALLNKTFAGLTQATLQQLNAQVALEGRSARDVAERYLKGKGLIR; this is encoded by the coding sequence ATGAAACGTGTCCTCGTCCTTTCACTGGCGGTCACGCTGGGAAGCGCCGCCGCCAAGCCCATCGTCGTGGGGAGCAAGCTCGACCCCGAGGCCCAGTTGCTCGGGCAGATGATTGTTCTGACCCTCCGGAACGCGGGGCTAGAGGTCACCGACCGCACGAATCTGGGCGATACGGGCGTGAACCGCAAGGCGATCCTGGCGGGCGAGATCGACGTGTACCCCGAGTACACCGGCAATGCCGTCTACCTCTTTCCCCAAGCCAAGATCGGGGCCAAGGCGGCGGGCGATCCCCGCAGGATCTACGACCTGGCGCGGCAACTGGACGCGAAAAACGGCATCACCTGGCTGAAGCCCGCCAACGTCAACAACACCTGGGTGATCGCGGTGCCGCGAGCTCTGGCACAGACACACCGGCTGAACACTGTGGCTGACCTCGCCCGGTACCTCAAGGCCGGTGGCCGCTTCAAGATCGCGGGAAGTCCTGAATTCTTTAACCGCCCCGACACCATGCCCGCGTTCGAGGCCACCTACGGCTTCAAGCTGCGGCCCGATCAGAAATTGGTGCTCGCGGGGGCTACGCCTCCCCAGACACAGCAGGCCGCCGCCAACGGGACAAACGGCGTCAATGCCGCCATGGCCTACGGCACCGACGGCACCCTTGCGGCGCTCAACCTGGTGGCCCTCAAAGATCCCAAGGGCGCGCAGGCAGTGTATCAGCCCGCTCCCATCATCCGCACGGCGGTCCTCAAGGCCCATCCACAGATCACAGCGCTGCTGAATAAGACCTTTGCCGGCCTCACCCAGGCGACCCTACAGCAGCTTAACGCGCAGGTCGCCCTTGAAGGCCGAAGCGCGCGGGACGTGGCCGAGCGCTACCTCAAGGGCAAAGGACTCATCCGGTGA
- a CDS encoding ABC transporter permease: MSAADARGKAPGATGTVLALAALLMLAGALLPWVLLRPNRLAPGEFLRLPPLLVATGALLAVLPLWPARRVPALTGLAAALALSGWAWMLGDQTRAALVGQPPFARASAASGAWLFLLGAGIAALGTRPRALIWAALLPAGGLVLAGHLNAWSVLVEGHQEGERWVQELAQHLRLVGSALGLALLLGAPLAVWGAGRERRAGVMLGVASGIQTLPSLALLGLLIAPLSALANAFPGLRNLGISGIGVVPALTAMTLYALLPVLRNGVVALQGVSPDVVDAARGMGMTPAQLFWRVRLPLALPVWLSGVRQAAVLLVGVAAVAALIGAGGLGTYIFKGLQSAAADLILLGAVPAALLALGLDAALRELERQLGRRLGRVE; encoded by the coding sequence GTGAGTGCCGCTGACGCGCGGGGCAAGGCTCCCGGCGCAACAGGAACAGTCCTGGCCTTGGCCGCCCTGCTGATGCTTGCGGGCGCGCTCCTTCCCTGGGTGCTGCTGCGCCCCAATCGCCTGGCTCCCGGCGAGTTCCTGCGCCTCCCTCCCCTGCTGGTGGCCACCGGGGCCCTGCTCGCGGTCCTGCCGCTGTGGCCAGCCCGCCGGGTACCGGCCCTCACCGGGCTGGCGGCCGCGCTCGCCCTGAGCGGGTGGGCCTGGATGCTGGGCGATCAAACCCGCGCGGCGCTGGTGGGTCAACCTCCCTTCGCGCGGGCGAGCGCAGCCAGCGGAGCCTGGCTCTTTCTGCTGGGCGCGGGGATCGCGGCCCTGGGGACTCGGCCCCGGGCGCTGATCTGGGCAGCGCTCCTCCCGGCGGGAGGCCTGGTGCTGGCCGGGCACCTGAACGCCTGGTCCGTGCTCGTCGAGGGCCACCAAGAGGGCGAGCGCTGGGTACAGGAACTCGCGCAGCACCTGCGGCTGGTTGGGAGCGCGCTCGGCCTGGCCCTCCTGCTCGGCGCGCCGCTCGCCGTGTGGGGGGCAGGCCGTGAGCGGCGGGCCGGTGTGATGCTCGGCGTGGCGAGCGGCATCCAGACCCTCCCCAGCCTGGCGCTGCTGGGCCTCCTGATCGCCCCCCTCTCGGCGCTGGCCAACGCCTTTCCAGGCTTGCGGAACCTCGGCATCAGCGGCATTGGCGTCGTCCCGGCCCTCACGGCCATGACGTTGTATGCCCTGCTGCCCGTCCTGCGGAATGGTGTGGTGGCGCTGCAAGGGGTCTCCCCGGACGTTGTGGACGCCGCACGCGGAATGGGCATGACGCCGGCACAGCTTTTTTGGCGGGTGCGCCTGCCCCTGGCCCTCCCGGTATGGCTCAGCGGCGTCCGGCAGGCTGCCGTCCTCCTCGTGGGTGTTGCGGCCGTCGCGGCCCTGATCGGTGCGGGCGGGCTGGGCACCTACATCTTTAAGGGTCTACAAAGCGCCGCGGCCGACCTGATCCTGCTGGGCGCGGTGCCCGCAGCCCTGCTCGCCTTGGGACTAGACGCCGCGCTGCGCGAGCTAGAAAGGCAGCTGGGGCGGCGGTTGGGACGGGTGGAATGA
- a CDS encoding ABC transporter ATP-binding protein — MIELQNLSKWYAGTCAVRDLNLVFPEGEVTALLGPSGCGKTTTLRMINRLVEPSGGRVLLGGRDTRDLRPETLRRGIGYVIQQVGLFPHLTVAQNVATVPELLGWDRRQAARRADELLELVGLNPAEYRDKKPAALSGGQAQRVGVARALAADPPVLLMDEPFGALDPLARDRLQSAFRAIQQQLKKTVVLVTHDIDEALRLGDRVALLRAGELVQFGTPEDLIHRPAHAFVQQFLGEDAPLRQLAGHVAAEFVRPGDPSGLPTVEGNLNARSALAIMLREGSDALAVTQSGTVLGVLHWEDLRGKG, encoded by the coding sequence ATGATCGAACTTCAGAACCTGAGCAAGTGGTACGCCGGGACGTGCGCCGTGCGTGACCTGAATCTGGTGTTCCCGGAGGGCGAGGTCACCGCGCTGCTCGGCCCGTCCGGCTGCGGCAAGACAACCACACTGCGCATGATCAACCGTCTTGTGGAGCCCAGTGGGGGACGCGTCCTGCTGGGAGGCCGCGACACCCGTGACCTGCGTCCGGAGACGCTGCGGCGCGGGATCGGCTACGTGATTCAGCAGGTCGGGCTCTTTCCCCACCTCACCGTGGCGCAGAATGTGGCCACCGTACCGGAGCTGCTGGGCTGGGACCGTCGCCAAGCGGCGCGGCGAGCCGACGAGCTGCTCGAGTTGGTGGGCCTGAACCCCGCCGAGTACCGAGACAAGAAACCCGCTGCACTGTCGGGCGGGCAGGCGCAGCGGGTCGGTGTGGCGCGCGCCCTCGCGGCCGATCCACCGGTGCTGCTGATGGATGAGCCTTTTGGAGCCCTTGATCCCCTGGCCCGCGACCGCCTTCAATCGGCCTTCCGCGCCATCCAGCAGCAGCTGAAAAAGACCGTGGTGCTGGTGACCCACGATATCGACGAGGCGCTGCGGCTAGGGGACCGGGTGGCCCTCTTGCGGGCGGGTGAACTCGTTCAGTTCGGGACGCCAGAAGACCTGATTCACCGTCCCGCCCATGCCTTTGTACAGCAGTTTCTGGGAGAAGACGCTCCCCTGCGGCAGCTCGCGGGACACGTCGCCGCTGAGTTTGTTCGGCCTGGCGATCCCAGCGGACTTCCTACGGTGGAAGGCAACCTGAATGCCCGCAGCGCCTTGGCGATCATGCTGCGCGAGGGGTCAGATGCGTTGGCCGTCACCCAGTCCGGCACCGTGCTCGGCGTGCTGCACTGGGAAGACCTGCGGGGGAAGGGGTGA
- a CDS encoding ABC transporter permease, with translation MTAFSSRAFRQLPWRALIWPSLLVCCLLPGVLPLSAELPLWQLTLTHLGLVLLATAGTVLLGVPLAVAVTRPGREALQQLTETLVGLGQTVPTLAILALAVPALGFGWAPTLLGLVLYGLGPVVSNGMAGLRHIDPAVRDAARGMGMTTWQQLRRVELPLARPVMLAGIRTSTVYNVGTATVGAALGAGGLGAPIINGLSQQNPTLVLVGAVLAALLALSLDALLGLWASSETAPPKR, from the coding sequence GTGACGGCCTTTTCCTCGCGTGCGTTTCGGCAGCTTCCCTGGCGTGCCCTGATCTGGCCCTCCCTGCTGGTGTGCTGCCTGCTCCCCGGTGTGCTGCCCCTGAGCGCCGAGCTTCCGCTGTGGCAACTCACGCTGACGCACCTGGGTCTGGTGCTGCTGGCCACCGCAGGAACGGTGCTTCTGGGGGTGCCGCTGGCGGTGGCGGTCACCCGCCCAGGCCGCGAGGCCCTGCAGCAGCTCACCGAAACCCTGGTGGGCCTGGGGCAGACGGTGCCGACCCTGGCCATTCTCGCCCTGGCCGTACCCGCCCTGGGCTTCGGCTGGGCACCCACGTTGCTCGGCCTGGTTCTGTACGGCCTAGGACCGGTCGTCAGCAATGGAATGGCTGGCCTGCGCCACATAGACCCCGCGGTGCGGGACGCGGCCCGTGGCATGGGCATGACCACCTGGCAGCAACTGAGGCGGGTCGAGCTGCCGCTGGCCCGACCGGTGATGCTGGCGGGGATCCGAACCAGCACCGTGTACAACGTGGGTACCGCCACAGTAGGAGCGGCTCTGGGGGCGGGCGGGCTGGGCGCTCCCATCATCAACGGACTCTCGCAACAAAACCCCACCCTGGTCCTGGTGGGCGCCGTGCTGGCGGCCCTGCTCGCCCTCAGCCTGGACGCGCTGCTGGGCCTGTGGGCGAGTTCTGAAACCGCCCCGCCGAAAAGGTGA
- a CDS encoding CarD family transcriptional regulator produces MKTPSFRPGDRVVLPPYGVGVVRGTCQRPVAGETLAYYQVDFPNTSSRAFVPVNAPQGTGMRPALTTGDMPNLLKHLQAGQELNLPRQWAARHRRVTEILSSGNPYELATLTCELRRWQVERGLPDLDRQAFRRAIRLLEEEVRGLEDPCARDVQQFLDRAWNETAH; encoded by the coding sequence GTGAAAACCCCCTCCTTTCGGCCTGGCGATCGTGTCGTTCTTCCGCCCTACGGCGTTGGTGTGGTGCGCGGTACCTGTCAGCGTCCCGTTGCAGGAGAAACCCTCGCCTACTATCAGGTGGACTTTCCCAACACGTCGAGCCGCGCCTTTGTTCCGGTGAACGCGCCACAGGGCACGGGAATGCGCCCGGCCCTGACCACCGGCGACATGCCCAACCTCCTCAAGCACCTTCAGGCCGGACAGGAGCTCAACCTGCCCCGCCAATGGGCTGCCCGGCACCGCCGCGTCACCGAGATTCTCAGCAGCGGAAATCCTTATGAACTCGCCACCCTCACCTGTGAGCTGCGCCGTTGGCAGGTCGAACGGGGCCTTCCCGACCTCGATCGCCAAGCCTTTCGGCGGGCCATCCGCCTCCTAGAAGAGGAGGTGCGTGGTCTGGAAGACCCCTGCGCACGCGACGTGCAGCAGTTCCTGGACCGCGCCTGGAACGAAACCGCTCACTGA
- the prfB gene encoding peptide chain release factor 2 (programmed frameshift) — MQELLEKLAALREYLDIPGKTRRLNELDRELSDPDLWNNPNRARQVTQEAGNLRRIVDGYQTLQSDAAGLNEMLEIASDEEQALLAEEQASIQARVDDLYRETLFTMKHADAPAIVRVKGGAGGTEAQDWAGMLARMYMRWAERRGYRVDVLDEQPGEQAGYQSIEFIIRGEKAFGMMAPEHGVHRLVRVSPFDANNRRQTSFASVDVVPEVPEEQIDIQIPDSDVRVDVYRSQGAGGQGVNTTDSAVRVTHLPTGIIVAIQVTRSQIKNREMAFQILRQRLYDLEMRKREEEEAKARGEQKKIEWGSQIRSYVLDKQYVKDHRTGLMRHNPDDVLDGDLDDLMWAGLEWMAGKRAAEDAGDEE, encoded by the exons ATGCAGGAACTGCTGGAAAAACTGGCGGCGCTCCGGGAGTACCTT GACATTCCCGGCAAGACGCGAAGACTCAACGAACTGGACCGCGAACTGAGCGACCCCGACCTCTGGAACAACCCAAATCGGGCACGGCAGGTCACGCAGGAGGCCGGGAACCTGCGCCGAATCGTGGACGGGTACCAAACGCTGCAATCGGACGCCGCCGGTCTGAACGAGATGCTGGAGATCGCAAGCGATGAGGAGCAGGCGCTGCTGGCCGAGGAGCAGGCGTCCATTCAGGCGCGAGTGGACGACCTCTACCGCGAGACGCTCTTTACCATGAAGCACGCCGATGCGCCCGCGATCGTGCGGGTCAAGGGTGGGGCGGGGGGCACCGAGGCGCAGGACTGGGCCGGGATGCTCGCGCGCATGTACATGCGCTGGGCCGAGCGCCGAGGCTACAGGGTAGACGTGCTGGACGAGCAGCCGGGCGAGCAGGCCGGGTACCAGAGCATCGAGTTCATCATTCGCGGAGAAAAGGCCTTTGGGATGATGGCCCCCGAACACGGCGTTCACCGCCTGGTCCGCGTCTCGCCCTTCGATGCCAACAACCGCCGTCAGACTTCTTTCGCCTCGGTCGATGTGGTGCCCGAGGTGCCGGAAGAACAGATTGACATTCAGATCCCGGATTCCGACGTGCGGGTCGATGTGTACCGCTCTCAGGGAGCGGGCGGGCAGGGCGTCAATACCACCGATTCGGCCGTGCGCGTCACGCACCTCCCCACCGGGATCATCGTGGCCATCCAGGTGACCCGCTCGCAGATTAAAAACCGCGAGATGGCCTTTCAGATCCTCAGGCAGCGCCTCTACGACCTGGAGATGCGCAAACGCGAGGAGGAGGAGGCCAAAGCGCGCGGCGAGCAGAAGAAGATCGAGTGGGGCTCGCAGATTCGCTCCTACGTGCTCGACAAGCAGTACGTCAAAGACCACCGCACCGGCCTGATGAGGCACAACCCCGACGACGTTCTTGACGGTGACCTTGACGACCTGATGTGGGCGGGTCTGGAGTGGATGGCTGGGAAACGCGCCGCAGAGGACGCGGGCGACGAGGAGTAG
- a CDS encoding serine/threonine-protein kinase: MTSERSIPGYRLLHLLGRGQSALVHLAEDPQGRQVALKIPLEKTLRQQEAAERFGNEVRLSLQFRHPHVVRGYAGTAFGPKAFVALHYYPDGTLCDVLAAQPGNKLPLRQALRILADVASGLTYLHHLGAVHQDVKTQNVYIAGGRAALGDLGSTYFTAQGGQASGSPFYMAPEIYQGESSSPASDVYSLGILTYELLSGQRPYQGESYEALMGAHLTRFAPPLTALNPGVPRPVARLAEQALAKRPQDRPTAEALHGVLLSALGEPPEEETPPGLTPARPVGRHGAVARPPALPGRSAEPGAMEDPRGGSRWNPFRRRK; the protein is encoded by the coding sequence ATGACTTCAGAACGCTCCATTCCCGGTTACAGACTCCTGCACCTGCTGGGGCGGGGTCAGTCCGCGCTGGTGCACCTTGCCGAGGATCCGCAGGGACGGCAGGTGGCCTTAAAGATTCCGCTGGAGAAAACGCTCCGCCAACAGGAGGCCGCCGAACGCTTCGGCAACGAGGTGCGGCTGAGCCTTCAGTTTCGTCATCCCCACGTGGTGCGGGGATATGCGGGGACGGCGTTCGGGCCCAAAGCGTTCGTCGCGCTGCACTACTATCCGGACGGCACCCTCTGCGACGTGTTGGCCGCCCAGCCAGGAAACAAGCTGCCGCTGAGGCAAGCCCTACGCATTCTGGCGGACGTGGCCTCGGGTCTCACCTACCTGCATCACCTGGGGGCCGTGCACCAGGACGTGAAGACGCAGAATGTGTATATCGCCGGGGGACGCGCGGCGCTGGGAGACCTAGGAAGCACGTACTTCACAGCGCAGGGCGGACAGGCGAGCGGCAGCCCCTTTTACATGGCCCCCGAAATCTACCAGGGGGAAAGCAGTAGCCCGGCGAGCGACGTGTACAGCCTGGGCATCCTGACCTATGAGCTGCTGAGCGGTCAGCGCCCCTACCAGGGGGAAAGCTACGAGGCGCTGATGGGGGCGCATCTCACCCGCTTTGCCCCGCCCCTCACGGCCCTGAACCCAGGGGTGCCGCGACCGGTTGCCCGCCTGGCCGAACAGGCCCTTGCCAAGCGGCCGCAGGACCGCCCCACGGCGGAGGCCCTGCACGGCGTGCTTCTCTCGGCCCTGGGGGAGCCGCCGGAAGAGGAGACTCCCCCAGGGCTGACCCCAGCACGGCCGGTCGGTCGTCATGGGGCGGTTGCAAGGCCTCCAGCTCTCCCAGGACGCTCGGCCGAACCTGGGGCGATGGAGGACCCACGGGGAGGCTCCCGCTGGAACCCCTTCAGGCGCCGGAAGTAA
- a CDS encoding GNAT family N-acetyltransferase — translation MTAALRPFTAADAPAWVTLSNLVLGRTVSLEAFQAEEARRDPTRLSRRWVMEEGGEVRGLAHLYFFPFDPPGFLHAGILVHPEARGRGTGRALWAAVEQAAGEAGAAGLVADVGDTDPESLAWAQRRGFRRHAHRFASELDLTTFDETPYLDALARAEAQGVTFTDLEGADEVTLERYLNFFADRLPETPDLAGHPRWPLPQVREILHLDHDPRPDWLILAVGPQGEWLGTTAMVRYREMAYNELTATHPQARGRGLALPLKLHAIRRAREAGLTVMRTNNHSRNAPMLAVNRRLGFEPRPGRFELHLPLGVTSGA, via the coding sequence GTGACCGCTGCCCTTCGCCCCTTCACCGCTGCTGACGCGCCCGCCTGGGTGACCCTGTCGAATCTCGTTCTGGGGCGCACCGTCTCCCTGGAAGCCTTTCAGGCCGAGGAGGCCCGCCGGGACCCCACGCGTCTCAGCCGCCGCTGGGTGATGGAGGAAGGGGGAGAGGTGCGGGGCCTTGCCCACCTCTACTTCTTCCCCTTCGACCCGCCGGGGTTTCTGCATGCGGGCATCCTCGTTCACCCGGAGGCGCGGGGAAGGGGTACGGGCCGGGCGCTGTGGGCCGCCGTGGAGCAGGCCGCGGGGGAGGCGGGCGCAGCCGGACTGGTCGCGGATGTGGGCGACACGGACCCGGAAAGTCTGGCTTGGGCGCAGCGCCGGGGCTTTCGCCGGCACGCGCACCGCTTCGCTTCGGAACTCGACCTCACGACCTTCGACGAGACGCCCTACCTTGATGCCCTCGCGCGGGCGGAGGCCCAGGGCGTCACCTTCACGGACCTGGAGGGCGCGGACGAGGTCACGCTGGAGCGGTATCTGAACTTCTTCGCGGACCGCCTGCCGGAGACACCCGACCTCGCCGGGCACCCGCGTTGGCCCTTGCCCCAGGTGCGCGAGATTCTGCACCTTGACCATGACCCGCGCCCCGACTGGCTGATTCTGGCGGTGGGGCCGCAGGGGGAATGGCTGGGCACGACGGCGATGGTGCGCTACCGCGAGATGGCCTACAACGAGCTGACCGCCACGCACCCGCAGGCACGCGGACGCGGGCTCGCGCTGCCCCTCAAGCTGCACGCGATCCGCCGGGCGCGGGAGGCCGGGCTGACCGTCATGCGGACGAACAACCACAGCCGCAACGCCCCCATGCTGGCCGTGAACCGCCGCCTGGGGTTCGAGCCCCGGCCCGGCCGCTTCGAGCTGCACCTTCCCCTGGGCGTTACTTCCGGCGCCTGA
- the rpsF gene encoding 30S ribosomal protein S6: MNQYDLNLILNPNLSAEQLQIEKDYIETTLRNTGAEVTNLDDVGNRRMAYPIAKDREGYYLMYTIRAGGNPEKDIAATLRLRDNVRRVLVVKDRPEWKTKKA, from the coding sequence GTGAACCAGTACGACCTGAACCTGATCCTGAACCCCAACCTCAGCGCCGAGCAGCTCCAGATCGAGAAGGACTACATCGAGACGACGCTGCGAAACACCGGGGCCGAGGTGACCAACCTGGACGACGTGGGCAACCGCCGTATGGCCTATCCCATCGCCAAGGACCGCGAGGGCTACTACCTGATGTACACCATCCGGGCTGGGGGCAACCCCGAAAAGGACATCGCGGCCACCCTGCGCCTGCGCGACAACGTGCGCCGCGTCCTGGTGGTCAAGGACCGCCCGGAGTGGAAGACCAAGAAGGCCTGA
- a CDS encoding single-stranded DNA-binding protein codes for MARGMNHVFLIGALARDPELRYTPSGVAVFEATVAGEDHVIGSDGRERKLPWYHRVSMLGKPAEWQAERNLKAGDAVMVEGGLEYSQWEAPEGGKRSMVRVKSQRIEQLGSQPELVQDAGGGVRMAAGLNEVILIGNVTRDPELRYTPAGDAVLGLGLAVNESWQDRQGQRQEKTHWIDVTLWRDLAESMKDLKKGDPVLVQGRLVNEAWTDREGNKRNSTKVEATRVEALSRGAATGSAAATPAGPRTQTTSSSARSQQQSGYGASRAQPARATNTGTRSGGLDIDQGLDDFPPEEEDLPF; via the coding sequence ATGGCCCGAGGCATGAACCACGTCTTTCTGATCGGCGCCCTCGCCCGCGATCCCGAGCTTCGTTACACGCCCAGCGGCGTGGCCGTCTTTGAGGCGACTGTGGCCGGCGAAGACCACGTGATCGGCAGCGACGGACGCGAACGTAAGCTTCCCTGGTACCACCGCGTCTCCATGCTCGGCAAGCCCGCCGAGTGGCAGGCGGAACGCAACCTCAAGGCCGGTGACGCCGTGATGGTGGAAGGCGGCCTGGAGTACAGCCAGTGGGAAGCGCCCGAGGGCGGCAAACGCAGCATGGTTCGCGTGAAGTCGCAGCGTATCGAGCAGCTCGGCTCCCAGCCTGAACTCGTGCAGGACGCTGGAGGCGGCGTGCGCATGGCGGCTGGCCTCAACGAGGTGATCCTGATTGGGAACGTGACGCGCGATCCCGAACTGCGCTACACCCCCGCGGGAGATGCCGTGCTTGGACTCGGCCTGGCCGTCAACGAGAGCTGGCAAGACCGGCAGGGGCAACGCCAGGAAAAGACGCACTGGATCGACGTGACCTTGTGGCGAGACCTCGCCGAAAGCATGAAGGACCTGAAAAAGGGCGATCCCGTCCTGGTGCAGGGCCGACTGGTGAATGAGGCGTGGACCGACCGCGAAGGCAACAAGCGCAACAGCACCAAAGTAGAGGCGACGCGAGTCGAAGCCCTGTCCCGAGGCGCGGCCACCGGCAGTGCCGCAGCCACCCCCGCCGGACCTCGCACGCAGACCACGAGCAGTTCGGCGCGTTCCCAGCAGCAGAGCGGTTACGGCGCGAGCCGTGCCCAGCCTGCGCGGGCGACGAACACGGGGACCCGTTCGGGCGGCTTGGATATTGATCAAGGTCTCGACGATTTTCCGCCGGAAGAAGAAGACCTGCCCTTCTGA
- the rpsR gene encoding 30S ribosomal protein S18, protein MTQPTNTERKPRAKGPKRPRKPKVDPFSIGELEITDYKDVKMLRRFISDTGKILPRRRTGLSAKHQRRIAQTIKIARQLALLPYTEKLVRK, encoded by the coding sequence ATGACGCAGCCCACCAACACGGAACGCAAGCCCCGCGCCAAGGGGCCCAAGCGCCCCCGCAAGCCGAAGGTTGATCCCTTTTCCATCGGGGAACTGGAGATCACCGACTACAAGGACGTGAAGATGCTTCGCCGGTTCATCAGCGATACCGGCAAGATCCTTCCCCGCCGCCGCACCGGCCTCTCGGCCAAGCATCAGCGCCGCATCGCGCAGACGATCAAGATCGCCCGCCAGCTCGCGCTGCTGCCCTACACCGAGAAGCTGGTTCGCAAATAA